A window of the Tripterygium wilfordii isolate XIE 37 chromosome 12, ASM1340144v1, whole genome shotgun sequence genome harbors these coding sequences:
- the LOC120010789 gene encoding uncharacterized protein LOC120010789 has translation MEASKEQQGLLNQILPPRLEDAGLEDCALPPESIHEAFFKAAAAVKSRATSIFSASSEESGDCVPDPFPSGKDMSDKVVGLPPSTDVPDALVGVFPEKDAPGSCVAEKDIEEEGDKVVVVGGGSDVDKQEELGKGRGCVDGLQGLEAELKNGDKKVDDEEEERGSERPILTEGFV, from the coding sequence ATGGAGGCTTCAAAGGAGCAACAAGGGCTTCTCAACCAGATCCTTCCTCCTCGCCTGGAAGACGCGGGCCTCGAGGACTGCGCCCTACCGCCTGAATCCATCCACGAGGCCTTTTTTAAGGCGGCCGCGGCCGTGAAGTCCCGTGCCACGTCCATCTTCTCCGCTTCCTCCGAAGAGTCGGGGGATTGCGTCCCAGACCCCTTCCCTTCCGGGAAGGACATGTCCGACAAAGTCGTTGGCTTGCCGCCGAGTACGGACGTGCCGGATGCGTTGGTTGGAGTATTTCCTGAGAAGGATGCGCCCGGGTCTTGTGTTGCGGAGAAGGACATTGAGGAGGAGGGGGATAAGGTCGTGGTGGTGGGTGGTGGGTCAGATGTGGATAAGCAGGAGGAGTTAGGGAAAGGAAGGGGCTGTGTGGATGGGTTGCAAGGACTAGAGGCTGAATTGAAAAATGGTGATAAAAAGGTGGATGATGAAGAGGAGGAAAGAGGAAGTGAGAGGCCAATTCTGACAGAGGGTTTTGTGTGA
- the LOC120010787 gene encoding uncharacterized protein LOC120010787 isoform X1: MILTVKSESDITSLTPSSPPRSPKRPVYYVQSPSRDSHDGDKSRSSSMQPSPMESPLHPSFGHHSRNSSSSRFSGIFRSSSGRKGSKKTINDKGWPECNVIVEEGSYEDLEDKAFTRRCQALIALFSFVMLFAVFCLIIWGTSRPYKAEITVRSLVVNNFYVGSGADFSGVPTKMLSMNGSLRISIYNPATMFGIHVSSKPINLLYSEIAVATGQLKKYDQPRKSHRTVSVNLVGNKVPLYGAGSSLAASQTGSYIAIPFTLDLEIHSRGDVVGKLVRVRHKKQISCLLVLDSTRTKPIKFKKDDCRYS, translated from the exons TCCAAGGTCTCCGAAACGCCCAGTGTACTACGTCCAGAGCCCTTCAAGGGACTCTCACGATGGAGACAAGTCCAGGTCCTCTTCAATGCAACCATCCCCAATGGAGTCACCTTTACACCCATCCTTCGGCCACCATTCCAGAAACTCATCATCTAGTCGATTTTCGGGGATATTCCGGTCATCCTCAGGGAGAAAAGGAAGCAAGAAGACGATCAATGACAAGGGTTGGCCCGAGTGTAATGTGATAGTAGAAGAAGGGTCCTATGAGGATCTTGAAGACAAGGCTTTTACTAGAAGGTGTCAGGCCTTGATTGCTCTGTTTAGTTTTGTGATGTTGTTTGCCGTTTTTTGCTTGATTATATGGGGAACGAGCCGGCCTTACAAAGCTGAGATTACTGTCAGG AGCTTGGTGGTGAACAACTTTTATGTGGGGTCTGGAGCAGACTTCTCAGGAGTTCCAACAAAAATGCTATCAATGAATGGCTCATTGAGGATAAGCATATATAACCCTGCTACAATGTTTGGCATTCATGTTAGCTCTAAACCCATCAATCTCTTATATTCAGAGATTGCTGTAGCAACTGGCCAG TTGAAGAAGTATGATCAGCCGAGAAAGAGTCACCGAACGGTATCTGTTAACCTGGTAGGAAACAAAGTTCCCCTTTATGGGGCTGGATCAAGTCTAGCAGCTTCACAAACTGGATCTTATATTGCAATTCCATTCACATTGGATCTTGAAATACACTCGCGAGGAGATGTGGTGGGAAAGCTGGTGAGGGTAAGACACAAGAAACAGATTTCTTGTCTCTTGGTCTTGGACTCTACCAGAACCAAACCTATCAAGTTCAAGAAGGATGATTGCAGATATAGCTGA
- the LOC120010787 gene encoding uncharacterized protein LOC120010787 isoform X2: MQPSPMESPLHPSFGHHSRNSSSSRFSGIFRSSSGRKGSKKTINDKGWPECNVIVEEGSYEDLEDKAFTRRCQALIALFSFVMLFAVFCLIIWGTSRPYKAEITVRSLVVNNFYVGSGADFSGVPTKMLSMNGSLRISIYNPATMFGIHVSSKPINLLYSEIAVATGQLKKYDQPRKSHRTVSVNLVGNKVPLYGAGSSLAASQTGSYIAIPFTLDLEIHSRGDVVGKLVRVRHKKQISCLLVLDSTRTKPIKFKKDDCRYS, translated from the exons ATGCAACCATCCCCAATGGAGTCACCTTTACACCCATCCTTCGGCCACCATTCCAGAAACTCATCATCTAGTCGATTTTCGGGGATATTCCGGTCATCCTCAGGGAGAAAAGGAAGCAAGAAGACGATCAATGACAAGGGTTGGCCCGAGTGTAATGTGATAGTAGAAGAAGGGTCCTATGAGGATCTTGAAGACAAGGCTTTTACTAGAAGGTGTCAGGCCTTGATTGCTCTGTTTAGTTTTGTGATGTTGTTTGCCGTTTTTTGCTTGATTATATGGGGAACGAGCCGGCCTTACAAAGCTGAGATTACTGTCAGG AGCTTGGTGGTGAACAACTTTTATGTGGGGTCTGGAGCAGACTTCTCAGGAGTTCCAACAAAAATGCTATCAATGAATGGCTCATTGAGGATAAGCATATATAACCCTGCTACAATGTTTGGCATTCATGTTAGCTCTAAACCCATCAATCTCTTATATTCAGAGATTGCTGTAGCAACTGGCCAG TTGAAGAAGTATGATCAGCCGAGAAAGAGTCACCGAACGGTATCTGTTAACCTGGTAGGAAACAAAGTTCCCCTTTATGGGGCTGGATCAAGTCTAGCAGCTTCACAAACTGGATCTTATATTGCAATTCCATTCACATTGGATCTTGAAATACACTCGCGAGGAGATGTGGTGGGAAAGCTGGTGAGGGTAAGACACAAGAAACAGATTTCTTGTCTCTTGGTCTTGGACTCTACCAGAACCAAACCTATCAAGTTCAAGAAGGATGATTGCAGATATAGCTGA